One Coturnix japonica isolate 7356 chromosome 20, Coturnix japonica 2.1, whole genome shotgun sequence genomic window carries:
- the LOC107323247 gene encoding spermatogenesis-associated protein 2-like — protein MDTKYKDDLFRKYVQFHECKLSVSDSKQPPINDEYLRVAASALFCLPKIDPFYRFRLIKFYEMAENSLRSLKSSSLHSLHNAFSVLETLGINLFLYPWKKEFKHIKTYTGAFVYYVKSALTEDDVRQILNYMGYVQEVGTMYKLKEQIDAIQVKMVSFELFLAKVECEQLLEIHLQVKDKGYLEIDVINERKNSNEDTRGCSEAMKRRAECKENLNTSLARMVLQKSASERASKDYFKPKVSKPSKSVDTYDNYWENKKPPLMSSLSLRKEPVLVDAEDDIKDEIIRPSPSLLTMSSSPHACSGEFLPTSSHHNGMLRTNVPYSSYFSAQEDLDLYTDPDSRSMLNFKRQESIKPDVWLLKNDANPVYHKRTHLAKETAPLKCQNCGVPCGASVCQKCDNLFNSRQDYPVVKQSTYSIKPLPNDGLSPASALREKPQYTSQTQSQERASQFSSKSKPVSTSRCGFCNRSGAANTCMFCSKVSCDTCLNAYYYDPCCRKSELHRFMPNNQLNYKSTQLSHVVYR, from the exons ATGGATACAAAGTATAAAGACGATTTATTTAGAAAGTATGTACAGTTCCATGAATGCAAACTGAGCGTCTCTGACAGCAAGCAGCCTCCGATTAATGATGAATATTTGCGAGTGGCAGCATCAGCCTTATTTTGCCTTCCCAAAATTGATCCCTTTTATAGATTCCGGTTGATAAAATTTTATGAGATGGCTGAAAACTCACTGAGATCTCTGAAATCCTCAAGTTTACATTCTCTGCATAATGCATTCAGTGTGCTTGAGACTCTTGgaattaatctttttctttatcccTGGAAAAAGGAGTTCAAACATATTAAG ACCTACACGGGAGCCTTTGTGTATTATGTAAAGTCTGCCCTCACTGAAGATGATGTAAGGCAGATTTTGAACTACATGGGCTATGTCCAAGAAGTGGGAACAATGTATAAGCTCAAAGAGCAGATTGATGCTATTCAAGTGAAAATGGTTTCATTTGAACTCTTTTTGGCCAAAGTGGAATGTGAGCAGCTTCTTGAAATTCATTTGCAAGTGAAAGATAAAGGCTATTTGGAAATTGATGTCATAAATGAACGAAAAAATAGCAATGAGGATACTAGAGGCTGCTCAGAAGCTATGAAACGGCGGgcagaatgcaaagaaaacttaAATACTTCCCTGGCACGCATGGTACTTCAGAAATCAGCAAGTGAACGGGCCTCTAAGGATTATTTCAAGCCAAAAGTGAGCAAGCCTTCTAAATCAGTAGACACATATGATAATTATTGGGAAAATAAGAAACCACCACTGATGAGCTCATTGAGTCTCAGGAAAGAACCAGTTTTAGTTGATGCAGAAGATGACATCAAAGATGAAATTATTCGTCCATCGCCCTCTCTTCTGACAATGTCAAGCTCGCCACATGCATGTTCAGGAGAATTCTTGCCAACTTCATCTCACCATAATGGCATGTTAAGAACAAATGTCCCTTACAGCTCCTATTTTTCTGCTCAAGAGGACTTAGATTTATATACTGATCCTGATTCCAGAAGtatgttaaattttaaaagacagGAATCTATTAAGCCTGATGTGTGGCTGTTAAAAAATGATGCCAACCCTGTTTACCACAAGCGCACCCATCTAGCCAAAGAGACAGCTCCCCTCAAGTGCCAAAACTGTGGTGTTCCTTGTGGGGCTTCGGTTTGCCAAAAGTGTGACAATCTGTTCAACTCCAGGCAGGACTACCCAGTAGTGAAACAGAGCACCTATTCCATCAAACCACTTCCAAATGACGGCTTGTCTCCTGCCTCTGCTTTAAGAGAGAAACCTCAGTACACATCACAGACTCAAAGTCAAGAGAGAGCTTCTCAATTCAGTTCAAAATCCAAACCTGTGAGCACCTCACGCTGCGGCTTTTGTAACCGATCTGGAGCTGCAAACACATGCATGTTTTGTTCAAAAGTCTCATGTGACACTTGCCTCAATGCTTATTATTATGATCCCTGCTGTAGGAAAAGCGAGCTTCACAGATTCATGCCTAACAATCAGTTAAACTATAAATCAACTCAACTGTCCCATGTTGTTTATAGGTAG